TAGATCCACTCCTGACATGAATTATGTTCAAttagaaacttaattttttggGTCAAACAATTATGCCTTGGGCTTGTCCGATCCAATTAACAAGCCTAATTGGTTTGAtggtgtataaaaaatattaatacaatCATTGTTTTTGCCCCCCTATTCTATTGTTATTCTTCTTTACCCtcctatatttttttgtaagttTACCATGATCCCCGTACATTTCATTCCTTGCTCCATCTCTATACATAGAGATGTTATTTGGAGTTCCCAGAAATTTTTTAcaagtttctaaaaattttaaggacaaataaattataattgtcaATCAATCATGTAAATCAAGAACTTTGTGGTCCTTTATTGTGGCTaagtagacacgtcaattgggccgggccAAATGGAGGCCCGGCCCAAAGCACGAATAAAGGCCTGGGCACGATAAAGCCCGGCCCGGCACTGTAGAGTGTCGGGCCGGTCCCATGGGCCTACCGGACCGGGCctagggctttaatattaggcccATGGGCTGGCCCGGCCTGACCCAGtactgtttatatttatatatatatatatattttttcctggGCAGCAGCTTCTGCTGGCAGTAGAAGCTGCCTTGCGGCTGCCATGCTTCTGCCAGGCAGAAGCCtctacataattttttaaaaaaaaaaaattttaaataaatttattttatttctttttattttcacttttatttataaatcttttaatcattcaatttcaattatttcgttatattttcaatttcattaactctctttcaaaaaatatctaaattcgtaaataataattatttatttttgaagaatttagagatttaagtataaaagatgaatagataaatattatatagtagatatattttatttatgttttgtaatttataccgtatataaattaatttatttgtactatgttatcaatttataatatttttcattatataactacggtattcctccgtcacaagtgagggattataaataaaatattcgggatactgttatcggttttaataattgaaaaaaatttatgttaaaaaatgttaattaaatttaaaaaaaaaattgattaaatgggccgggctGGCCCGATTAAAGCCCAACCCGGCCCGGCCCTATTAAAGCACGGCCCGGCCCAATTAAGGCTCATTATTATATGGGCCGagccttgggcctttatattttaatgggcTGATCCGGCCCGAAGGCccgttactgtttgggccttagGCCCGACACGACCCATTAGCCCGATGGGCCGAGTCGGAGccagcccggcccggcccatcgACATCTCTATGGCTAAGTAACAAGGAATTCTGTAATATTTACATAAAGTACTTTATGTACTAATATTGAGAGCAAACACGAGTGTAAacattaatataacaataagtgttattttatttttaattcaaaactataaTCATATAATTGCAAATACACGTTTGTACTCATATTTATACTTACTGTTAATGCTTGaattattattacaattatgTACCCCTTTCAAGTCTCAATGCTTTTAATTTAccaaataataattacaaatacACGTTTGCACTCATATTTATACTTGTTGTTAATGCATGaattattattacatttacGTACCCCTTTCAAGTCTCAATGCTTTTAATTtaccaaataataatattgccacaatataaaattatgaagatAATGCATACAaaaaagagcaatgttatgtgtatatactttttaaacataatttaaatatacaaatgtgtcgttatgtgattaagtgttatacagattatgtactaaaagtgtgtacacatagtttATTTCTCTACTAGAAATTAATCTAGTGCGATACTGGAGGCACTGATTTACCTGCACAGTGATTGAACCACAGTATGCATGGTGGGTCTAGAAATTGGATTCACATCTAAGCATAATAGGGCCATCTCCTTGATGGAAACCAGTTTGTTCTGAACTTCTAGGGACGGAAATGGAAGCCTGGGATCCAATATATTCCCAAGGTCTATCTTCATGTTGGCAGATGAACCTGAAGATTGGGAGAGAAAATCTCTCGGATGCTTCCCTTGGATCACTTCCATTGCCAACACCCCAAAGCTATAGACGTCACATTTCTCGGTCACCTTCATTGTATAAGCAAGCTCTGCAAAACAAGAAATATGTATCACTGTCTACTACTGTTTGTGTTATGTTTAACATAGGTGAAGATGGAGGGAGGGAATAGTTTATATATGGGTTTAACTGATCAATATAGCCCAATATAGTAAAATGTTGTGATCAGAATAGTTATATTAGTATGAATCTTAAAGTTTATTGAATATTAACATACTATATATAGGTAAGATTCCCATTTCGAAACAACATATATGTAAAAGTTGTAACTTAGGGAGGATTCAGAAGTAAAAGATCAATCATTATAATGTAGGTAATCTTGACAACTTTACGGATTCAGATTCTCAAATTGCATGTTCTAGGTATTcctataatcataaaaaatttaattcaatattttgttcCCTATGTGTACATCCTGTGGTATTAAGATTGAGTCAGTTTCATTTAGTTCttgtaaaataaatcttacataatAAATACCTGGTGCAACGTATCCATATGTGCCTGCAAGCTCGGTCCAATTGGAGGAGTCTGGGTAAAGAAGCTTGGCTGTTCCGAAGTCTGAAACATGAGCTTCATATTCTGAATCCAGCAGGATGTTCTTGCTTGATATGTCGCGATGGATGATTGGTGGGAAGCAGTCGTTATGCAGGTAAGATAAGGCATTGGCGACTCCTTTTATCACTTTCACTCTCTTGCTCCAGTCTAGCTCAACTGCTGTGTTTTCATTGATCAGGATTGAGGCCAAGTTGCCCCCTTCCAGGTACTTGTAGACCAAGAATGAGTGTCTGGAATGTGAACAAAAGccaaaaaatttcacaatattTCGGTGCCGTATTACTGTTAGAGCTTTTATTTCGCTTAAGAAGTCCTTTTGAACTGCAATACTGGTATACAAAGCATGAATTTTCTTGACTGCTACGGTGCTTCCTGATAGTTCTGCTTTATAAACACTTCCTTGACCTCCTTTCCCAATGCAATATTCTGAGTTGAAATCATTTGTTCCTCTCACAATGTCTTCGTACATCTTTTTCCCATCAAAATTCGTAATTGAAAAGACCTCTCCATAGTTTTTACCACTTTCTACTTCTTGTGagtctctctttcttctccagGAAGTTCTGAGAATTCGGATCAGCACAACCGAAAAAACAAGCACTGCTAAAACTGGGAACAAAATTGCCAGGAGGATCACCAATCCCTTGCTCAATCCGTGTTTGCCTGTGTTAAAAGCTTCCGAGCCTTTGCAACGTTTCAATCCGATAACATCACCGCACAAATCTTTGTTCCCTTGTAGTTCTTCTATGGAAGCATTTCGAAATGCTGTGGAGTTTGGAATTGGACCCTCTAGGTCATTGTAGGAAACGTCAATGCTAGACAGTGCTTGCATATTTTCAAATCCTCCTGGAATGAACCCAGAGAGGTTATTGTGCGAGAGATTCAGCCTCTGCAAAGTTTCCAAATCAGATAATTGAGAAGGCATGTTTCCCCTGAGTAAGTTCTGACTCAAATCTAGCTCTAAAAGTTGATGTAGATTGCCCAACTGAGTTGGAATCTCTTGGCTAAGTTGATTCTTGCTCAAATTCAAGTAATAGATTTTCAACAAGTTCCCTATATTTTCAGGGATTGAATTGCTGAACCTGTTTGCAGACAAGTCAAGGCGGGTAATGTCTGAGAGGGATCCAATTTCCAGAGGTATACTGCCAGAAAGTTTGTTTCCATTCAAAATCAGCTCCTCCAGCAGACTCAAATTGCCAAGTGCTTTCGGAATCTCTCCAACCAGCAGATTTGAAGAAAGATCAAGTCTACCAAGCTGAGTCAAGTTACCAAGCTCAGCTGGTATGCTGCCGGTGATCTCATTAGCTGCAATCTTTAGGGAGCCTAATTTTGGACACTTTGCCCAGTTTGATGATGAGATTTCACCCTGGAATTTATTATGACTGAGATCTAAGTATTGCAGTTGTGGGTAGATGCCGAAATCTTCTGATATATTACCAACAAATTCATTATTTCCCAGTTGGAGTCTCAGCAGGCTTGTGCAATTTCTCAAGCCTTTCAGAATTGGACCATTGAATTCATTGCCGTGCACTGCAAAATTCTCAAGGAAACCACTTTGACAAATATTATGTGGTAAAGAACCACTGAAGCGGTTGTACTCCAGTGACAGAAGAGCCAACTTCAAATTTCCAATTTCTTCGGGAATTGAACCAGAAAGATAGTTGTTTCGGAGATAGAGGGTTTTCAAGTTGCTCAAATTAGCAAAAGTAGGAGGAATATGTCCACTAAGCTGATTTTCACTCAACTCTAGATACATAAGAGACTTCAAGTTTCCTATTTTATAAGGAATTGATCCAGAAAGTTGATTATTATACAATTGAAGCCAGTTTAGTTTTTTCAGACTACCTATTGACTCTGGAATTGAAcctgaaaaattattagaataaagaCTTATTTCACAAAGAGATTCAATGTTCCCTAATTCTTCAGGAATGACACCAGAAAGTTTGTTTTCGTGCATGTACAGAAAACTCAGGTTTCTCAAGTTTTCTAAACGTGAAGGGATTCGACTGGATAAACTATTGGTACTCACATCAAGTGCAATCATATTAGAAAGGTTTCCAATCTCTGGAGGAATTGAACTAGAAAgtgaattattataaagatacaaACGGCCCAAGCTGCTCAAATTACCCAAagaagttggaatcgagccacCCAAATGGTTACTTGACAAGACGAGATCATTGAGGGAAGTCAATTGGCCTAATTCCTGTGGAATTGAGCCATTTAACTGATTATTATTTAGGTGGAGGGTCTCTAGATTTCTTAACAGGCCAATTTCCTTCGGAATTTTCCCATGAAACAGATTGACTGACAAGTCAAGGTACTTTAGTTTTGAGAGGTTATATATTTGTGCCGGGATAACACCAAAGAGATCATTTGCACCAAAATCAATGAATTCAAGAAAGGGAAATGATAAGAATGGAAATTCATCAAGAGTACCTTTTAAACCTGAAAGGGATAGGTTGAATTTACTGATTCTTCCATCCTGGTTGCAAGAAATCCCAGACCAATAGGCGCAATGAGTAGAATTGTTTGTGGCATTAGCAGGAGAAAGAGTCCAGGAAGACAGGAGAGAGTTGTTCTGGTTTGGCAGGCTGGCTTTCCATTTCAGAAGAGCTTCTGCTTCTTCAGTAGAATCAGAAGCAACATTATGAGAAAATTGAAACACAACAAACagaatcataaaggcaattgagaTTGCTCTCTCCAAGCTTGACAAAGCcattgtttttcaatttctgtAATGTAAAGCTACCTTAGAACCCGTATATATAAAACACTGAAGAAATTCAGGGCAGCCATGAAGACTTTGCAGAAGTCTTGGCAGTGATATTTTGGTACTAAatgttatcaaaataaaatgaaactccggacaattttcaataaccatatttttaaattaaaccaaagaAGACTTTGGTTCCCATTCACTGtccaaaatcttaatttcttttCAGGTAAAAAATCAACCTTCCCAAGTCAAGGTTGTCCAAAATCTTAGTTTCTTTTGTTGGAATCTCTGGACAATTTTCAACaaccatatttttaaattaaaccaaagaAGACTTTGGTTCCCATTCACTGtccaaaatcttaatttcttttCAGGTAAAAAATCAACCTTCCCAAGTCAAGGCTGCCCAAAATCGTAATTTCTTTTGTTGGATGCTTTTTCAAAGTATTTTGATGATTGTAAAGAGGTAGGTCCTCTTTGACTAATATGCTTCAGCACGAATTTTCTCTGCCATTTATTGGCTAAAAACTATTTCCCTGGAAATTTATTTTCCAAAAGTGAAGTTGTCTTTAATAATTAGCAACTGTGTACATAGATACTACACACACAATTCTCACATGAAAAATACAAGTGCGCACTACATGTTTCTCACGAAACAAAAAGCCGTCGTGGCACACATGTTTTCTCACGGAGATAAGTGTGGCGCATTTTATGCACTTCCTCACGGATAAACAAAGGCCACACACTTTATTATGTGTGATCAAAACCTAGCCGCAAAAAGATGAATATTTCTTCCCATGACTATTCATCTAAAAACCACATAAACCATCCTCAAAATCCTAGCAACTTTTAAGCATGGTTTCAATCTCCAATCTTGTTTGTGCTCCATGTGGATACCAAGATTTAGGCTTACACTTGGTTCTCAGAGTGATTTCGTAATCTATCATCATCAATGGAAGTCAGAcactatcaaaaaaaaaaaaagattataatgaGAGGAAAATTAGTCACTACAAATCTATTTTTCgtcattaaaaagttttaacgaCCGTAAAAAACTTGTTGTGACTTGTTGTTATAGTCTCCGTcgctaaaaatattaatgagAGATGTAAGCCccattattaaaaatagtaatttcaacaataaatatCTAAGTCATTAAAACAATACTTATTCAtcattatacataatattaatgatgaataTCTCCatcattataacaatatttatccgTCACTAAActtaatattaatgatgaataTCCTATCGTACTAACAATATTTGCTTATCACCaaacataatatcaacaataaatatcTTCATCGTTCTAACAATATTTCCCgccactaaacataatatcaataatgaatATATTCGCATCGTTATAACCATactgataataaaaatttgattatcaaaATATCATCATTGGCATTAATTATGTTCTAATCACAATTATTTCAAAGTCTCCATAGGATccacaatcataaaaaataagaagagaaacTGTAAATTTCTTGTTATAGTAATCTCTccctataattaaaattaaaaagtgattaCAAGCAGATTTTACTCAGATTTTAAAGTTGTTACACtcagattttcaaactttgtctAAAGAAGAATCACATATTCCACACCTTTTGTTGTTAGTAGTGGGTATCTTTCTGAAGATAAGAATTTTACTCTCAGCAAAATCAATAAAGATTTCAATCAAACAACTCTGCTacatatattatctaaatatttactatatattccttaaattattgaaaactaaacaaCAATTATCAAACAACCATGAGATATAACCTTCTAATACTAAAATCACTCTAAAATAGTCCAATCGTAGTACTCTAAAATCACTTTTCTTTCCATTtacaaacaataatttcttcaaagaCAACATCAAATCTCCCGCAATTAAAAGGATCTACTCCATAAAGttgatttttttgtaaaaatgtaTATAGGTACTTTGCATGTCACTGCATTGGATTACGCTGTTATATACTGATTATTTTAGGATCATTTCAACTACCATTTTCATTGATTATATTAACTAAAACTAGGTACTGCATAATGGCAACAGATACCTAGCACAAAATATTTGGAAATCCACCAGCTTGGAAGCACAACAAAAGTACACAAACAGACAAAAAGAACCCCTTGTTAATACCAAATGTTAGATGCTAATTGTATCAAATCTTTCCACAACCAAAACTGACCCAAAAAATGGGAAAGCCAAACAATACTCATCAATTAGCTTTAATAAGCAATAAATTAACCATGTGGGGACCTAgtcaaacaagaagaaattgagtttaatttcaagaaagaaaaaaacaagacACAACCAAAATTGCTAATTATCATATAGGAGATTTAAGAATATCATACCTATCTAACAAAAAAGTTGCCAAAATGCTTTCATGTTATCTAGCTTTTAAACATCGTTTTGCAAAAATTTCAAGTTGGCAAATATTTCAAATTACACAATTAATCAAAGAagaattaattagttttaatggTCTAACAATACATCAATCAATTAATGAAAAGTGAATTCtgagaaattattgaaaaattaactttaaaagttAGCAGAACTGGTGGAACATtagaattttcaatataaagGCTTAAGTTAAAGTCTCTGTCACGCTTGTGAAACCTTGATTTACTTAGTATAATGATTATAAATCCGATCATTGTGTCTTAAGTTTATCTGTCTAATAAATAAGAATAGGGTTCtcggttatttaaaaaaaatgaaattattgaaagattattGGCATCAATTCTTTGGATGGTTAAACAGTTCAGTACATTAAAGAAAGGAGTTGAGAGAAGTGAGAAGATCacaaaggaaatgaaaaaacGAAGTCAAATTCcatcaataaataaaactattcaGAGACAAAGGAGACAAGATCTTATCATAATCTATAAAATTCAAATCACATAACATTTATAGAATCAATTAATTCATGTCAGGAAGATGCcgatattttttattcaaagaaataaaactattgaatttgcagatatttttcattatacatGATATATGAATATAACTCATATGCAAAGGCCCGAACCAGAGTTTATAAAATGAGGCGCAAGAAGACtgtagatattttttattaaaagaagagCAGTGAAGCagattttttttgtctctcaTATT
This sequence is a window from Mangifera indica cultivar Alphonso chromosome 20, CATAS_Mindica_2.1, whole genome shotgun sequence. Protein-coding genes within it:
- the LOC123204848 gene encoding MDIS1-interacting receptor like kinase 2-like, with protein sequence MALSSLERAISIAFMILFVVFQFSHNVASDSTEEAEALLKWKASLPNQNNSLLSSWTLSPANATNNSTHCAYWSGISCNQDGRISKFNLSLSGLKGTLDEFPFLSFPFLEFIDFGANDLFGVIPAQIYNLSKLKYLDLSVNLFHGKIPKEIGLLRNLETLHLNNNQLNGSIPQELGQLTSLNDLVLSSNHLGGSIPTSLGNLSSLGRLYLYNNSLSSSIPPEIGNLSNMIALDVSTNSLSSRIPSRLENLRNLSFLYMHENKLSGVIPEELGNIESLCEISLYSNNFSGSIPESIGSLKKLNWLQLYNNQLSGSIPYKIGNLKSLMYLELSENQLSGHIPPTFANLSNLKTLYLRNNYLSGSIPEEIGNLKLALLSLEYNRFSGSLPHNICQSGFLENFAVHGNEFNGPILKGLRNCTSLLRLQLGNNEFVGNISEDFGIYPQLQYLDLSHNKFQGEISSSNWAKCPKLGSLKIAANEITGSIPAELGNLTQLGRLDLSSNLLVGEIPKALGNLSLLEELILNGNKLSGSIPLEIGSLSDITRLDLSANRFSNSIPENIGNLLKIYYLNLSKNQLSQEIPTQLGNLHQLLELDLSQNLLRGNMPSQLSDLETLQRLNLSHNNLSGFIPGGFENMQALSSIDVSYNDLEGPIPNSTAFRNASIEELQGNKDLCGDVIGLKRCKGSEAFNTGKHGLSKGLVILLAILFPVLAVLVFSVVLIRILRTSWRRKRDSQEVESGKNYGEVFSITNFDGKKMYEDIVRGTNDFNSEYCIGKGGQGSVYKAELSGSTVAVKKIHALYTSIAVQKDFLSEIKALTVIRHRNIVKFFGFCSHSRHSFLVYKYLEGGNLASILINENTAVELDWSKRVKVIKGVANALSYLHNDCFPPIIHRDISSKNILLDSEYEAHVSDFGTAKLLYPDSSNWTELAGTYGYVAPELAYTMKVTEKCDVYSFGVLAMEVIQGKHPRDFLSQSSGSSANMKIDLGNILDPRLPFPSLEVQNKLVSIKEMALLCLDVNPISRPTMHTVVQSLCR